The sequence CAACGAATTGGCCGCCCGCGGTGCGGACGTCGACGCCACCATCCGCACGGTCACCACCGACGACGTCCGCAATGCATGCGACGTGCTCGCCCCGGTCTATGACCAGACCGACGGGGTCGACGGTCGTGTGTCCATCGAGGTCGACCCGCGACTGGCACACGACACCGACGCCACCGTCGCTCAGGCCATCGAACTGTGGAAGATCGTCGACCGGCCGAATCTGCTGATCAAGATCCCGGCCACCAAGGCGGGCCTGCCGGCCATCACGCGGACCCTTGCCGAGGGCATCAGTGTCAACGTCACCCTGATCTTCTCGGTCGAGCGGTACAAGGGCGTCATGGACGCCTACCTCGACGGACTCGATGCCGCCGCCCAGGCGGGTCACGACCTGTCGACCATCCATTCGGTCGCATCGTTCTTCGTGTCCCGTGTGGACACCGAGATCGACAAGCGCCTCGACGCCATCGGGACCCCGGCGGCCGCCGAGCTGAAAGGCAAAGCCGCGCTGGCCAATGCGCGTCTGGCGTACCAGGCATACCAGGAGGTCTTCGAGGTCGAGTCCCGATTCCCCGATCTCCTCGCCCAGGGCGCACGCCCGCAGCGGGCACTCTGGGCGTCGACCGGTGTGAAGAACCCGGACTACCCCGACACGCTGTACGTGAGCGAGCTCGTCGCTCCGAACACGGTCAACACCATGCCCGGCAAGACGATGGATGCCTTCGCCGACCACGGCTGGGTGAACACCGGCTCGATCATCGGTCTGGCACAGGAATCACAGGAGGTCTTCGACAAGATCGCCGCCCTCGGTGTGGATGTCGCCGATGTCTTCTCGGTGCTCGAGGACGAGGGTGTCAGCAAGTTCGAGGACGCGTGGAACGAGTTGCTCACCGCGACCGCCGAACAACTGGCTGCGGCGAAGGGCTGACCAGTTGCCCGCCAGCGGCTCGGCCTGGAGCAATCCCCTCCGCGAACCCCGGGACAAACGGCTGCCGCGGATCGCGGGTCCCAGCAGCCTGATCATCTTCGGTGTCACCGGTGATCTGGCACGCAAGAAGCTGATGCCCGCCGTCTACGACCTGGCGAACCGGGGCCTGTTACCGCCGTCGTTCGCGCTGGTCGGCTTCGCGCGGCGAGATTGGGACGACGAGGATTTCGCGAAGGTCGTACACGACGCCGTCCGTGAACACGCGCGAACCGGCTTCCGCGAAGAGGTGTGGGAACGTCTCGCCGAAGGATTCCGGTTCGTATCCGGATCCTTCGACGACGACGACGCTTTCGACCGCCTCAAGGACACGCTGCATCGGCTGGACCGGGAACGAGGCACCGACGGCAACT is a genomic window of Gordonia sp. SID5947 containing:
- the tal gene encoding transaldolase yields the protein MTQNEKLAELSAAGVSVWLDDLSRDLISSGGLADLTATKSVVGVTTNPSIFQGALSAGTSYDAQVNELAARGADVDATIRTVTTDDVRNACDVLAPVYDQTDGVDGRVSIEVDPRLAHDTDATVAQAIELWKIVDRPNLLIKIPATKAGLPAITRTLAEGISVNVTLIFSVERYKGVMDAYLDGLDAAAQAGHDLSTIHSVASFFVSRVDTEIDKRLDAIGTPAAAELKGKAALANARLAYQAYQEVFEVESRFPDLLAQGARPQRALWASTGVKNPDYPDTLYVSELVAPNTVNTMPGKTMDAFADHGWVNTGSIIGLAQESQEVFDKIAALGVDVADVFSVLEDEGVSKFEDAWNELLTATAEQLAAAKG